One Chitinophaga parva DNA segment encodes these proteins:
- a CDS encoding DUF2911 domain-containing protein — MKTLRFLLVMLAVATTSTVFAQDKKPRASAHSTVEGANIKVTYGQPKKKGRDIFGGLVPYGQVWRTGADEATEITFTKDATFGGKPVKAGTYTLFTIPTATEWTFILNGKLGQWGAYDYEKNKSQDVLSVKVPSSKESKVTEEFTITLPPGKLVLDWDKTHVEVPVKF; from the coding sequence ATGAAAACACTGCGTTTCTTACTCGTCATGCTGGCTGTAGCAACTACCAGCACCGTGTTTGCACAGGACAAGAAGCCCCGTGCCAGCGCGCATTCCACCGTTGAAGGCGCTAACATCAAGGTTACCTACGGTCAGCCCAAGAAAAAAGGCCGCGACATTTTTGGTGGCCTGGTTCCTTACGGCCAGGTATGGCGCACCGGTGCAGATGAAGCGACCGAGATCACCTTTACAAAGGATGCCACCTTTGGCGGCAAACCCGTAAAGGCCGGTACCTACACCCTGTTCACCATCCCCACCGCCACCGAATGGACCTTCATCCTGAACGGTAAGCTGGGCCAATGGGGTGCTTACGATTACGAAAAGAACAAGTCACAGGACGTATTGTCCGTGAAAGTGCCTTCTTCCAAGGAATCCAAAGTCACAGAAGAATTTACCATCACCCTGCCCCCGGGCAAGCTGGTGCTGGATTGGGACAAAACACATGTTGAAGTACCCGTGAAGTTTTAA
- a CDS encoding sensor histidine kinase encodes MRLLTKTTLYFSLLLAPLMAGAGFVLYKQLNNQLEHETDEELENDSRYWRRYLASPDLDPAVLNIHTQPFDIAPAGPADHHQHFGKTHDVMLFQEVDDEDVPFRERKELVTVQGKDYVLTMRRSLLEKEDWFSNIGMAMAFIFMALLGCILLLNWALSRRMWSPFYRTLESMQQLQLEQLGQLTLAPSNTQEFRRLNNALSQMTARIHRDYQAMKSLTEDAAHEMQTPLAIAQQQLELFMQDPSLTQGQGQAVLQTSDALQRLSRLTHNLLFLAKIENHQYATENTISLEAVIRKYLQLFDLQLQERQIAVRLDIQSPRALPLHPVLADTLVSNLLGNAIKYNQANGEIIITLDAHHFAVQNTSDLPALPVSHQFERFKKYHAYAQDSNGLGLAIVARICEAQGWKFGYHYAEGLHCFEVQFLS; translated from the coding sequence ATGCGCCTGCTTACCAAAACCACGCTTTATTTTTCCCTGCTGCTGGCTCCCCTCATGGCCGGTGCCGGTTTTGTGCTGTACAAGCAACTCAATAACCAACTGGAACATGAAACCGATGAAGAGCTGGAAAACGACAGCCGCTACTGGCGCCGGTACCTGGCCTCGCCGGACCTGGACCCCGCGGTACTGAACATACACACCCAGCCCTTTGATATAGCGCCCGCAGGCCCGGCAGATCATCATCAGCATTTTGGAAAAACGCACGACGTGATGCTTTTCCAGGAAGTGGATGATGAAGACGTGCCCTTCCGCGAACGTAAAGAACTGGTAACGGTGCAGGGTAAGGATTATGTGCTGACGATGCGCCGGTCTTTGCTGGAAAAGGAAGACTGGTTCAGCAACATCGGCATGGCCATGGCCTTTATTTTCATGGCCTTACTGGGCTGCATCCTGCTGCTGAACTGGGCCCTGAGCCGGCGCATGTGGAGCCCTTTTTACCGTACGCTGGAAAGCATGCAGCAGCTGCAACTGGAGCAGCTGGGCCAACTTACCCTGGCACCCAGCAACACCCAGGAATTCCGTCGCCTGAACAATGCGCTGAGCCAGATGACGGCCCGCATCCACCGCGACTACCAGGCCATGAAATCCCTCACGGAAGATGCCGCCCACGAAATGCAAACGCCGCTCGCTATTGCACAGCAGCAACTGGAGCTTTTCATGCAGGACCCTTCCCTCACCCAGGGCCAGGGCCAGGCCGTACTGCAAACCAGCGATGCCTTGCAGCGGCTGTCGCGCCTCACCCATAACCTCCTGTTCCTCGCCAAGATCGAGAACCATCAATACGCCACGGAGAACACCATTTCCCTGGAAGCGGTGATCAGAAAATACCTTCAGCTGTTTGACCTGCAACTGCAGGAAAGACAAATTGCGGTGCGGCTGGACATACAATCCCCGCGCGCCCTGCCCCTGCACCCGGTGCTGGCGGATACACTGGTGAGCAACCTGCTGGGCAATGCCATCAAATACAACCAGGCAAACGGGGAGATCATCATTACCCTGGACGCCCACCACTTCGCAGTACAAAACACGAGCGACCTGCCGGCCTTACCGGTATCCCACCAGTTTGAACGCTTCAAAAAATATCACGCCTATGCGCAGGACAGCAACGGCCTGGGACTGGCCATCGTAGCGAGGATCTGCGAAGCTCAGGGATGGAAATTCGGGTATCACTATGCGGAAGGCTTGCATTGTTTTGAAGTGCAGTTTTTGTCGTAG
- a CDS encoding response regulator transcription factor, with translation MKVLIIEDEPALSTSMQQYLEQQGHVVTAAHDFPEGRDKIAEFDYDCMIVDIGLPHGNGLALVEELKSLDASAGIIIISARNALEDKLRGLELGSDDYLTKPFHLSELNARMNALMRRKRFNGNTVVGFNEIKVNTTSQVAYVNETPLDLTGKEYQLLMYFIANQRRVVTKSALAGHVWGDDYLYAGTYDFIYTHIKNLRRKLLDAGSPDYIQTVYGTGYRFSD, from the coding sequence ATGAAAGTATTGATCATCGAAGACGAACCGGCCCTCAGCACCAGTATGCAACAATACCTGGAGCAGCAGGGGCACGTTGTCACCGCAGCACATGACTTCCCGGAAGGGCGGGACAAGATAGCGGAATTTGATTACGACTGCATGATCGTAGATATAGGGCTGCCGCATGGCAACGGCCTGGCGCTGGTGGAAGAACTGAAATCCCTGGATGCCAGTGCAGGCATTATCATCATCTCTGCGCGCAATGCGCTGGAAGATAAGCTGCGGGGGCTGGAGCTGGGATCAGACGACTACCTGACCAAGCCTTTTCACCTGTCCGAACTGAATGCCCGTATGAACGCCCTGATGCGGCGCAAGCGATTCAACGGCAATACGGTGGTGGGTTTTAACGAGATCAAAGTGAACACCACTTCACAAGTAGCTTATGTAAATGAGACCCCGCTGGACCTCACCGGCAAGGAATACCAGCTGCTCATGTACTTCATTGCCAACCAACGCCGTGTGGTCACCAAATCCGCCCTGGCAGGGCATGTATGGGGAGACGACTACCTGTACGCCGGTACCTACGATTTTATTTATACCCACATCAAAAACCTGCGCCGCAAGCTGCTGGACGCCGGTAGCCCGGACTATATACAAACGGTATACGGCACCGGTTACCGCTTCTCTGATTAA
- a CDS encoding Gfo/Idh/MocA family protein codes for MTYQPSRRRFVRNLSLGLGGALLSHPLLAACSPREKKLGIALVGLGSYAGGQLAPALQETKNCYLAGIVTGTPAKEKIWADKYNIPQKNIYNYQDFDSIADNPDIDIVYVVLPVFLHKEYTIRAAKAGKHVICEKPMALSVAECDEMISACKQANRLLSIGYRLHFEPFNKEMMRLGQQKVYGPVTAIHSSNGFVYGGTDNSAWRLKKKLAGGGPLMDMGVYVVQGARYVTGEEPLWVKARQEKTRPEFFTEVEETVYWQMAFPGGCIANCKTSYNENASILHADAPKGWFEISPAYGYGGLAGKTSQGPMPFPHITQQAAQMDAFATAVRTSTPSIVPGEEGRKDMKVIEAIYRSLDSGQQEKV; via the coding sequence ATGACTTATCAACCTTCCCGTCGCCGTTTTGTGCGCAACCTGTCCCTCGGACTGGGCGGCGCCCTGCTCTCCCACCCGCTGCTGGCCGCCTGCAGCCCGCGGGAAAAAAAACTGGGCATTGCCCTGGTAGGCCTGGGCAGCTACGCCGGCGGCCAGCTGGCGCCAGCCCTGCAGGAAACTAAAAACTGTTACCTGGCCGGTATTGTAACCGGGACGCCGGCCAAGGAAAAGATCTGGGCGGACAAATACAACATCCCGCAGAAGAATATCTACAACTACCAGGATTTTGACAGCATTGCAGACAATCCCGATATTGATATTGTATACGTGGTGCTGCCGGTGTTCCTGCATAAAGAATACACCATCCGCGCGGCAAAGGCAGGCAAACACGTGATCTGTGAAAAGCCCATGGCGCTGAGCGTAGCGGAATGTGATGAAATGATCAGCGCCTGCAAACAGGCCAACCGGCTGCTTTCCATTGGCTACCGCCTGCACTTTGAGCCCTTCAATAAAGAAATGATGCGGCTGGGCCAACAGAAAGTCTATGGCCCGGTAACAGCAATTCACTCCAGCAATGGTTTTGTGTATGGCGGCACGGACAATTCTGCCTGGCGCCTGAAAAAGAAACTGGCCGGTGGTGGGCCGCTGATGGACATGGGCGTGTACGTGGTACAGGGTGCCCGCTACGTAACCGGCGAAGAGCCGCTATGGGTAAAGGCCCGCCAGGAAAAGACCCGGCCGGAATTTTTTACCGAAGTAGAAGAAACGGTGTACTGGCAGATGGCATTCCCCGGTGGATGCATCGCCAATTGCAAAACGAGCTATAATGAAAACGCCAGCATCCTGCACGCGGACGCACCGAAAGGATGGTTTGAAATATCACCGGCGTATGGCTATGGAGGCCTGGCCGGCAAAACATCCCAGGGCCCGATGCCTTTTCCCCATATTACGCAACAGGCCGCGCAGATGGATGCATTTGCCACGGCCGTGCGTACCAGCACGCCTTCCATTGTACCCGGCGAAGAAGGCAGGAAGGATATGAAGGTGATTGAAGCCATCTACCGCAGCCTGGACAGCGGGCAACAGGAAAAAGTATAA
- a CDS encoding outer membrane protein assembly factor BamB family protein — MQKFVPVLLLAALFSCKPHFPARDTWTVYNGSPDAQKYSSLAQIDTSNVAALRPLWTYHTGDADTAAHSEIQCNPLIIDSTLYATTPQLKLIALEALTGKRIWQFNPFDSATTPTAIRSKLFQNTCRGITYWTDGKAKHIYYTVGPLLLCVNAATGRLEPGFGQDGAVDLHQGLGARAQDLFVTASTAGMVYKDLLIMGCRVSENAAAAPGYIRAYDLRTGAIRWTFHTIPQPGEPGYETWDDSTAYAHIGGANVWSGFSLDEERGLLFCPVGSPAFDFYGGKRHGSGLYGNCLLALDAATGKHVWHFQGIHHDVWDRDFPNPPVLLTIHKDGKPIDVAVQTTKTGFIFVLERATGKPVYPVEETKVDDQSTLEGEKLWPTQPTSSTPKPFVRQHFSPEELNPLLSDSEYAQVKRRLDTLQYGSPFLPPSTRGTVVLPGFDGGAEWGGPAADPNTGMLYLNANEMAWVLTMTPAPKAATHEDFAHAGARLYRSNCMACHGPDRKGAGNYPSLINVNKKYNLSSFLHLVNTGRRMMPAFSQLDAETQKAIASYILELPDLQKQPFSKPAAPPDPFQELPYTFTGYNKFLSKSGAPALRPPWGTLSAIDLNTGQYAWQVPLGEDGRYPGRHTGTENYGAPVATAGGLLFIGATRDSMFRAFSQRTGKVLWETRLPAPAFATPAVAAIGGRQYVFIACGGGKLHLPSNDVYMAFALPQK, encoded by the coding sequence ATGCAAAAATTTGTCCCCGTGCTGCTACTCGCAGCCCTCTTCTCGTGTAAGCCCCATTTTCCCGCCCGTGACACCTGGACCGTGTATAACGGCAGCCCGGACGCCCAGAAATACAGCTCCCTGGCCCAGATAGACACCAGCAATGTAGCTGCCCTCCGCCCGCTCTGGACCTACCACACCGGCGATGCAGACACGGCCGCCCACTCAGAGATCCAATGCAACCCGCTGATCATAGACAGTACGCTCTATGCCACCACACCCCAGCTAAAGCTCATTGCGCTGGAAGCACTCACCGGCAAGCGGATTTGGCAGTTCAACCCGTTTGACAGCGCTACCACCCCCACGGCTATACGCAGTAAACTATTCCAGAATACCTGCCGGGGCATCACCTACTGGACGGATGGAAAAGCAAAGCATATCTATTACACTGTAGGCCCGCTGCTGCTGTGTGTAAATGCCGCCACCGGCCGCCTGGAGCCCGGCTTTGGGCAGGATGGCGCCGTGGACCTGCACCAGGGCCTGGGCGCCCGCGCACAAGACCTGTTCGTGACCGCCAGCACGGCGGGCATGGTGTATAAAGACCTGCTCATCATGGGCTGCCGCGTGTCTGAAAATGCGGCCGCTGCCCCTGGTTACATCCGCGCCTACGACCTGCGCACAGGCGCCATCCGGTGGACGTTTCACACCATTCCCCAGCCGGGAGAACCGGGCTATGAAACCTGGGACGACAGCACCGCTTATGCACACATAGGCGGCGCCAATGTATGGAGCGGCTTTAGCCTGGATGAAGAACGCGGCCTGCTCTTCTGCCCCGTGGGCTCACCAGCATTTGACTTCTACGGCGGGAAGCGCCATGGCAGCGGCTTGTACGGCAACTGCCTGCTGGCACTGGATGCCGCTACCGGCAAGCATGTATGGCATTTCCAGGGCATCCACCACGATGTGTGGGACCGTGATTTTCCGAACCCGCCGGTACTGCTCACCATTCACAAGGACGGTAAGCCCATAGACGTAGCGGTACAAACCACGAAGACGGGTTTCATCTTTGTGCTGGAAAGGGCCACCGGCAAGCCGGTATACCCCGTGGAGGAAACGAAAGTGGACGATCAAAGTACCCTGGAAGGAGAAAAACTCTGGCCTACACAACCCACCTCCAGTACGCCAAAACCCTTTGTGCGGCAGCATTTCAGCCCCGAAGAGCTGAATCCCCTGCTATCTGACAGTGAATATGCACAGGTAAAAAGAAGGCTGGACACCCTGCAATATGGTTCTCCCTTCCTGCCCCCCAGCACCAGGGGCACCGTGGTGCTGCCCGGCTTTGACGGGGGCGCGGAATGGGGCGGGCCGGCTGCAGATCCCAACACCGGTATGCTGTACCTCAATGCCAATGAAATGGCCTGGGTACTAACCATGACACCGGCCCCGAAAGCCGCCACCCATGAAGACTTTGCGCATGCCGGCGCACGCCTGTACCGCAGCAACTGCATGGCCTGCCACGGACCGGACCGCAAGGGTGCGGGCAATTATCCCTCGCTGATCAACGTGAATAAAAAATACAACCTGTCTTCCTTCCTGCACCTGGTCAACACCGGCCGCCGCATGATGCCCGCCTTTAGCCAACTGGATGCGGAAACGCAAAAGGCCATTGCCAGCTACATTCTGGAGCTGCCGGACCTGCAAAAGCAGCCCTTCAGCAAGCCGGCCGCACCGCCCGATCCGTTCCAGGAGCTGCCTTATACCTTTACCGGCTACAATAAGTTCCTGTCTAAGAGCGGCGCCCCGGCCCTGCGCCCACCCTGGGGCACGCTGAGCGCTATAGACCTGAACACCGGACAGTATGCCTGGCAGGTGCCGCTGGGCGAAGACGGCCGCTACCCCGGCCGGCACACGGGCACGGAAAACTATGGAGCACCGGTAGCTACCGCCGGCGGTTTGTTGTTCATTGGCGCTACGCGCGATAGCATGTTCCGCGCCTTCAGCCAGCGCACGGGTAAAGTACTGTGGGAAACCCGGCTGCCGGCACCCGCCTTTGCCACACCAGCCGTAGCGGCCATTGGCGGCCGCCAGTACGTGTTCATTGCCTGTGGTGGTGGCAAGCTGCACCTGCCGTCCAATGATGTGTATATGGCATTTGCTTTGCCGCAAAAATGA
- a CDS encoding DUF481 domain-containing protein, producing MMKYLMLLLLLVSGPSVLAQYNDSTHYYIRYASTGSINSTNEGHSYLLNNALKTGIKKSRFSLNGNAGYVYGQQDSSITNNDFGASIDFNYKSSLPKMYYWGLANYDKSLSLKINDRLQVGGGLAYSLVETKNSMLNISDGILYEKSDLFLEDTIHDVYHTFRNSLRLQYRFSIHDMIIFDGNNFYQPSLQNGGDYILRFANSLSVKLYKWLLITATMNYNRNSRTEKENLLFNYGITFEKYF from the coding sequence ATGATGAAATACCTGATGCTGCTCTTATTACTGGTATCCGGGCCCTCTGTGCTGGCGCAATACAATGATAGTACGCATTATTACATCCGTTATGCCTCCACGGGCTCTATCAATAGTACAAACGAAGGGCATTCTTACCTGCTGAACAATGCTTTGAAAACCGGCATTAAGAAATCCCGCTTCTCCCTGAATGGTAACGCCGGGTATGTTTACGGGCAGCAGGATAGCAGTATTACCAACAACGACTTTGGCGCTTCCATTGATTTTAATTACAAAAGCTCCCTGCCCAAAATGTACTACTGGGGCCTGGCCAACTATGATAAAAGCCTTTCCCTGAAGATCAATGACCGCCTGCAGGTGGGCGGAGGGCTGGCTTACAGCCTGGTAGAAACCAAGAACAGCATGCTCAATATCAGCGATGGTATTTTGTATGAAAAGAGTGACCTGTTCCTGGAAGATACCATCCATGATGTGTACCATACTTTCCGTAATTCCCTGCGCCTGCAGTACCGCTTTTCCATCCACGACATGATCATTTTTGACGGGAATAACTTCTATCAGCCATCCTTACAGAATGGAGGCGACTACATTTTACGCTTCGCGAACAGCCTTTCCGTAAAACTCTACAAGTGGCTGTTGATCACGGCTACCATGAATTATAACCGGAACAGCCGTACGGAAAAAGAAAACCTCCTGTTTAATTATGGGATTACGTTTGAGAAGTATTTCTGA